The Girardinichthys multiradiatus isolate DD_20200921_A chromosome 6, DD_fGirMul_XY1, whole genome shotgun sequence genome window below encodes:
- the LOC124869970 gene encoding SH3-containing GRB2-like protein 3-interacting protein 1 isoform X3, with amino-acid sequence MMQGLKKRTRKALGLRKKDKDTDATSSPDKEGSESGKKGKKKANGAPNGFYGEIDWDRYASPDVDEEGFSLRPGEGDDAACKEQHFFSSSDSDNDEDSKKKFKIRIKPLVADSGRCVPPSMDELKASVGGLALSPSLRRSPGMIKRNLSCEEIARPRRSTPTTSYASEMPSATVPQNVPALFRIPSDSRYARYDVIRSDAWGEPRPCSESQLSRSFPTGAPPPLPPKNFPYRSRYGYPSDLAADLPNGRAARSSAPIYLNVLSPAAYRGSPAPDLDDVFGPADSPRAREEAASPRWVTFTDDRPPPPDEPAPPPPPDSPPPDTPSSTPSTPGLSPGPPPNEPPPSPPQFSPGSPPPFTPIDSPPSIVLGPPPPDEPAPPLPPDFSPADSPTAFPEEEGVDEEVLQFAGYACSPAPISPVPPLPAERRSPRTGVTSPLVYGNLGGKRTPEGAYQRYDVPDVTVSPRELTPSFRGTPPPLPPTAYRSIMSSPGPYPGSSPSSPARPITPQSRGSPVPPPPPPRPSSRPKLPPGKPITDLSRPFSPPVSGSPPPFAPLARAESSSSLSSITSHSAASTPTLGRDLSMPTTEASQPLVWFDHGRFYLAFEGCSRGPSPLTMGPQDTLPVAAAFTETINAYFKGADPSKCAVKITGEMVLSFPAGITRHFACHPTQPILTFIISNYNRLEQVLPNPQLLCCDTSTDGVDTKEFWVNMPNLMTHLKKVAEQKPQATYYNVDMIKYQVSAEGIQSTPLNLAVSWRGDSINTDLRIDYKYNAEAMATPVPLHNIHFVVPVDGGIARLHTMTPPATWNLEQQAIQWKIQSLSQRSENGGVGALLCRFQMEEGPCKPSQLAVQFTSEGSTLSGCDIQLVGTGYRLSLVKKRFAAGKYLADN; translated from the exons CAGCTTGCAAAGAACAGCACTTCTTCTCCTCCAGCGACTCAGACAATGACGAGGACAGCAAGAAAAAGTTCAAAATCCGGATCAAACCGCTGGTGGCGGACAGCGGCCGGTGTGTCCCTCCATCAATGGATGAGCTGAAAGCCTCTGTGGGAGGTCTGGCACTCTCTCCTTCTCTG AGACGCAGTCCG GGGATGATAAAAAGAAACCTGTCAT gtgAAGAGATTGCCAGACCCCGACGCTCCACCCCAACAACAAGCTATGCATCTGAGATGCCAAG CGCCACTGTGCCACAGAACGTTCCCGCTTTGTTCAGGATTCCTTCAGACAGCAGATATGCTAGATATGATG TAATCCGTAGCGATGCATGGGGAGAACCCAGACCATGTTCAGAATCCCAGTTGAGCCGAAGTTTTCCAACAGGAG ctcctccaccacTTCCCCCAAAAAACTTTCCATACAGAAGCCGTTATGGCTATCCTTCAGACTTGGCAG CTGATCTACCCAATGGCAGGGCAGCCCGCAGCTCTGCCCCCATCTACCTGAACGTTCTTTCCCCTGCTGCTTACCGGGGGTCCCCGGCCCCTGATCTGGATGACGTGTTTGGCCCTGCTGACAGTCCAAGAGCAAGGGAGGAAGCAGCATCTCCCAGATGGGTCACTTTCACAGATGATAGACCGCCACCTCCTGATGAACCGGCTCCCCCACCGCCGCCAGACTCTCCTCCTCCAGACACGCCCTCCTCAACCCCTTCTACACCTGGCCTCTCTCCTGGACCGCCACCAAATGAGCCTCCACCTTCTCCTCCACAGTTTTCCCCAGGCTCTCCTCCTCCTTTCACACCAATAGACTCTCCCCCATCCATTGTGCTAGGACCTCCGCCTCCAGATGAGCCAGCTCCCCCCTTGCCTCCTGACTTCTCTCCTGCTGATTCTCCCACTGCATTCCCTGAGGAGGAGGGAGTTGATGAGGAGGTTCTGCAGTTTGCAGGGTACGCCTGCTCCCCTGCTCCCATCAGCCCTGTGCCTCCTCTGCCAGCAGAGCGAAGGTCCCCTCGGACAGGAGTCACATCTCCTTTAGTTTATGGGAATCTGGGAGGAAAGAGGACTCCGGAGGGAGCATACCAGAGATATGATGTACCAGATGTGACAGTCTCTCCCAGAGAGCTGACACCCAGCTTCAGGGGaacacctcctcctcttcctcccactGCATACAGGTCCATCATGTCTTCCCCTGGGCCCTATCCTGGCAGCA GCCCCTCGTCTCCAGCTCGTCCTATTACGCCTCAGTCTCGAGGGAGCCCggtgcctcctcctcctcctcctcgtccaTCCTCACGACCAAAGCTGCCCCCGGGGAAACCAATCACAGACCTG AGTCGACCATTCAGCCCACCGGTGTCAGGGAGCCCTCCGCCTTTTGCCCCACTGGCCCGCGCTGAGAGCTCCTCCTCCCTTTCCTCCATCACCTCACATAGTGCGGCGTCCACTCCAACCTTAGGACGAGACCTCAGCATGCCCACCACAG AGGCGTCACAGCCTCTGGTTTGGTTTGACCATGGCAGGTTTTATTTAGCTTTTGAAG GGTGCTCCAGAGGACCCAGCCCACTCACCATGGGACCCCAGGACACTCTGCCAGTTGCTGCTGCTTTCACAGAAACTATAAATGCTTATTTCAAAGGTGCTGACCCCAGCAA ATGTGCGGTGAAGATCACAGGGGAGATGGTCCTCTCCTTCCCTGCTGGAATAACCAGGCATTTTGCTTGTCACCCAACTCAACCTATCCTCACTTTTATCATCAGCAACTACAACAGACTAGAGCAAGTCCTTCCCAATCCACAACTGCTGTGCTG TGATACCTCAACAGATGGTGTAGATACCAAGGAGTTCTGGGTAAACATGCCAAACCTGATGACCCATCTTAAGAAAGTGGCAGAACAGAAGCCTCAGGCAACATACTACAATGTGGATATGATCAAATATCAA GTGTCAGCAGAGGGGATTCAGTCTACCCCTCTGAACCTGGCTGTGAGTTGGCGAGGTGATTCCATCAACACAGATCTTCGAATAGATTACAAATACAACGCTGAGGCCATGGCCACTCCGGTGCCGTTACACAACATACATTTTGTGGTTCCTGTGGATGGAGGCATAGCCAGGCTGCACACCATGACCCCCCCTGCTACATG GAATCTAGAGCAGCAAGCGATTCAGTGGAAAATCCAAAGCCTGTCTCAAAGATCTGAAAATGGAg GAGTAGGGGCTCTACTGTGCCGGTTCCAAATGGAAGAAGGTCCCTGTAAACCCTCCCAGCTGGCGGTCCAGTTCACCAGTGAGGGAAGCACGCTGTCAGGCTGTGACATCCAGCTTGTTGGGACGGGCTACCGGCTGTCTTTGGTAAAGAAGAGATTTGCTGCAG GAAAATATTTGGCAGATAATTAG
- the LOC124869970 gene encoding SH3-containing GRB2-like protein 3-interacting protein 1 isoform X4, with protein sequence MKICNYDARTEKTNQESSGLTEERQGHRCNKKANGAPNGFYGEIDWDRYASPDVDEEGFSLRPGEGDDAACKEQHFFSSSDSDNDEDSKKKFKIRIKPLVADSGRCVPPSMDELKASVGGLALSPSLRRSPRRSPGMIKRNLSCEEIARPRRSTPTTSYASEMPSATVPQNVPALFRIPSDSRYARYDVIRSDAWGEPRPCSESQLSRSFPTGAPPPLPPKNFPYRSRYGYPSDLAADLPNGRAARSSAPIYLNVLSPAAYRGSPAPDLDDVFGPADSPRAREEAASPRWVTFTDDRPPPPDEPAPPPPPDSPPPDTPSSTPSTPGLSPGPPPNEPPPSPPQFSPGSPPPFTPIDSPPSIVLGPPPPDEPAPPLPPDFSPADSPTAFPEEEGVDEEVLQFAGYACSPAPISPVPPLPAERRSPRTGVTSPLVYGNLGGKRTPEGAYQRYDVPDVTVSPRELTPSFRGTPPPLPPTAYRSIMSSPGPYPGSSPSSPARPITPQSRGSPVPPPPPPRPSSRPKLPPGKPITDLSRPFSPPVSGSPPPFAPLARAESSSSLSSITSHSAASTPTLGRDLSMPTTEASQPLVWFDHGRFYLAFEGCSRGPSPLTMGPQDTLPVAAAFTETINAYFKGADPSKCAVKITGEMVLSFPAGITRHFACHPTQPILTFIISNYNRLEQVLPNPQLLCCDTSTDGVDTKEFWVNMPNLMTHLKKVAEQKPQATYYNVDMIKYQVSAEGIQSTPLNLAVSWRGDSINTDLRIDYKYNAEAMATPVPLHNIHFVVPVDGGIARLHTMTPPATWNLEQQAIQWKIQSLSQRSENGGVGALLCRFQMEEGPCKPSQLAVQFTSEGSTLSGCDIQLVGTGYRLSLVKKRFAAGKYLADN encoded by the exons CAGCTTGCAAAGAACAGCACTTCTTCTCCTCCAGCGACTCAGACAATGACGAGGACAGCAAGAAAAAGTTCAAAATCCGGATCAAACCGCTGGTGGCGGACAGCGGCCGGTGTGTCCCTCCATCAATGGATGAGCTGAAAGCCTCTGTGGGAGGTCTGGCACTCTCTCCTTCTCTG AGGAGAAGTCCG AGACGCAGTCCG GGGATGATAAAAAGAAACCTGTCAT gtgAAGAGATTGCCAGACCCCGACGCTCCACCCCAACAACAAGCTATGCATCTGAGATGCCAAG CGCCACTGTGCCACAGAACGTTCCCGCTTTGTTCAGGATTCCTTCAGACAGCAGATATGCTAGATATGATG TAATCCGTAGCGATGCATGGGGAGAACCCAGACCATGTTCAGAATCCCAGTTGAGCCGAAGTTTTCCAACAGGAG ctcctccaccacTTCCCCCAAAAAACTTTCCATACAGAAGCCGTTATGGCTATCCTTCAGACTTGGCAG CTGATCTACCCAATGGCAGGGCAGCCCGCAGCTCTGCCCCCATCTACCTGAACGTTCTTTCCCCTGCTGCTTACCGGGGGTCCCCGGCCCCTGATCTGGATGACGTGTTTGGCCCTGCTGACAGTCCAAGAGCAAGGGAGGAAGCAGCATCTCCCAGATGGGTCACTTTCACAGATGATAGACCGCCACCTCCTGATGAACCGGCTCCCCCACCGCCGCCAGACTCTCCTCCTCCAGACACGCCCTCCTCAACCCCTTCTACACCTGGCCTCTCTCCTGGACCGCCACCAAATGAGCCTCCACCTTCTCCTCCACAGTTTTCCCCAGGCTCTCCTCCTCCTTTCACACCAATAGACTCTCCCCCATCCATTGTGCTAGGACCTCCGCCTCCAGATGAGCCAGCTCCCCCCTTGCCTCCTGACTTCTCTCCTGCTGATTCTCCCACTGCATTCCCTGAGGAGGAGGGAGTTGATGAGGAGGTTCTGCAGTTTGCAGGGTACGCCTGCTCCCCTGCTCCCATCAGCCCTGTGCCTCCTCTGCCAGCAGAGCGAAGGTCCCCTCGGACAGGAGTCACATCTCCTTTAGTTTATGGGAATCTGGGAGGAAAGAGGACTCCGGAGGGAGCATACCAGAGATATGATGTACCAGATGTGACAGTCTCTCCCAGAGAGCTGACACCCAGCTTCAGGGGaacacctcctcctcttcctcccactGCATACAGGTCCATCATGTCTTCCCCTGGGCCCTATCCTGGCAGCA GCCCCTCGTCTCCAGCTCGTCCTATTACGCCTCAGTCTCGAGGGAGCCCggtgcctcctcctcctcctcctcgtccaTCCTCACGACCAAAGCTGCCCCCGGGGAAACCAATCACAGACCTG AGTCGACCATTCAGCCCACCGGTGTCAGGGAGCCCTCCGCCTTTTGCCCCACTGGCCCGCGCTGAGAGCTCCTCCTCCCTTTCCTCCATCACCTCACATAGTGCGGCGTCCACTCCAACCTTAGGACGAGACCTCAGCATGCCCACCACAG AGGCGTCACAGCCTCTGGTTTGGTTTGACCATGGCAGGTTTTATTTAGCTTTTGAAG GGTGCTCCAGAGGACCCAGCCCACTCACCATGGGACCCCAGGACACTCTGCCAGTTGCTGCTGCTTTCACAGAAACTATAAATGCTTATTTCAAAGGTGCTGACCCCAGCAA ATGTGCGGTGAAGATCACAGGGGAGATGGTCCTCTCCTTCCCTGCTGGAATAACCAGGCATTTTGCTTGTCACCCAACTCAACCTATCCTCACTTTTATCATCAGCAACTACAACAGACTAGAGCAAGTCCTTCCCAATCCACAACTGCTGTGCTG TGATACCTCAACAGATGGTGTAGATACCAAGGAGTTCTGGGTAAACATGCCAAACCTGATGACCCATCTTAAGAAAGTGGCAGAACAGAAGCCTCAGGCAACATACTACAATGTGGATATGATCAAATATCAA GTGTCAGCAGAGGGGATTCAGTCTACCCCTCTGAACCTGGCTGTGAGTTGGCGAGGTGATTCCATCAACACAGATCTTCGAATAGATTACAAATACAACGCTGAGGCCATGGCCACTCCGGTGCCGTTACACAACATACATTTTGTGGTTCCTGTGGATGGAGGCATAGCCAGGCTGCACACCATGACCCCCCCTGCTACATG GAATCTAGAGCAGCAAGCGATTCAGTGGAAAATCCAAAGCCTGTCTCAAAGATCTGAAAATGGAg GAGTAGGGGCTCTACTGTGCCGGTTCCAAATGGAAGAAGGTCCCTGTAAACCCTCCCAGCTGGCGGTCCAGTTCACCAGTGAGGGAAGCACGCTGTCAGGCTGTGACATCCAGCTTGTTGGGACGGGCTACCGGCTGTCTTTGGTAAAGAAGAGATTTGCTGCAG GAAAATATTTGGCAGATAATTAG
- the LOC124869970 gene encoding SH3-containing GRB2-like protein 3-interacting protein 1 isoform X7, producing the protein MIKRNLSCEEIARPRRSTPTTSYASEMPSATVPQNVPALFRIPSDSRYARYDVIRSDAWGEPRPCSESQLSRSFPTGAPPPLPPKNFPYRSRYGYPSDLAADLPNGRAARSSAPIYLNVLSPAAYRGSPAPDLDDVFGPADSPRAREEAASPRWVTFTDDRPPPPDEPAPPPPPDSPPPDTPSSTPSTPGLSPGPPPNEPPPSPPQFSPGSPPPFTPIDSPPSIVLGPPPPDEPAPPLPPDFSPADSPTAFPEEEGVDEEVLQFAGYACSPAPISPVPPLPAERRSPRTGVTSPLVYGNLGGKRTPEGAYQRYDVPDVTVSPRELTPSFRGTPPPLPPTAYRSIMSSPGPYPGSSPSSPARPITPQSRGSPVPPPPPPRPSSRPKLPPGKPITDLSRPFSPPVSGSPPPFAPLARAESSSSLSSITSHSAASTPTLGRDLSMPTTEASQPLVWFDHGRFYLAFEGCSRGPSPLTMGPQDTLPVAAAFTETINAYFKGADPSKCAVKITGEMVLSFPAGITRHFACHPTQPILTFIISNYNRLEQVLPNPQLLCCDTSTDGVDTKEFWVNMPNLMTHLKKVAEQKPQATYYNVDMIKYQVSAEGIQSTPLNLAVSWRGDSINTDLRIDYKYNAEAMATPVPLHNIHFVVPVDGGIARLHTMTPPATWNLEQQAIQWKIQSLSQRSENGGVGALLCRFQMEEGPCKPSQLAVQFTSEGSTLSGCDIQLVGTGYRLSLVKKRFAAGKYLADN; encoded by the exons ATGATAAAAAGAAACCTGTCAT gtgAAGAGATTGCCAGACCCCGACGCTCCACCCCAACAACAAGCTATGCATCTGAGATGCCAAG CGCCACTGTGCCACAGAACGTTCCCGCTTTGTTCAGGATTCCTTCAGACAGCAGATATGCTAGATATGATG TAATCCGTAGCGATGCATGGGGAGAACCCAGACCATGTTCAGAATCCCAGTTGAGCCGAAGTTTTCCAACAGGAG ctcctccaccacTTCCCCCAAAAAACTTTCCATACAGAAGCCGTTATGGCTATCCTTCAGACTTGGCAG CTGATCTACCCAATGGCAGGGCAGCCCGCAGCTCTGCCCCCATCTACCTGAACGTTCTTTCCCCTGCTGCTTACCGGGGGTCCCCGGCCCCTGATCTGGATGACGTGTTTGGCCCTGCTGACAGTCCAAGAGCAAGGGAGGAAGCAGCATCTCCCAGATGGGTCACTTTCACAGATGATAGACCGCCACCTCCTGATGAACCGGCTCCCCCACCGCCGCCAGACTCTCCTCCTCCAGACACGCCCTCCTCAACCCCTTCTACACCTGGCCTCTCTCCTGGACCGCCACCAAATGAGCCTCCACCTTCTCCTCCACAGTTTTCCCCAGGCTCTCCTCCTCCTTTCACACCAATAGACTCTCCCCCATCCATTGTGCTAGGACCTCCGCCTCCAGATGAGCCAGCTCCCCCCTTGCCTCCTGACTTCTCTCCTGCTGATTCTCCCACTGCATTCCCTGAGGAGGAGGGAGTTGATGAGGAGGTTCTGCAGTTTGCAGGGTACGCCTGCTCCCCTGCTCCCATCAGCCCTGTGCCTCCTCTGCCAGCAGAGCGAAGGTCCCCTCGGACAGGAGTCACATCTCCTTTAGTTTATGGGAATCTGGGAGGAAAGAGGACTCCGGAGGGAGCATACCAGAGATATGATGTACCAGATGTGACAGTCTCTCCCAGAGAGCTGACACCCAGCTTCAGGGGaacacctcctcctcttcctcccactGCATACAGGTCCATCATGTCTTCCCCTGGGCCCTATCCTGGCAGCA GCCCCTCGTCTCCAGCTCGTCCTATTACGCCTCAGTCTCGAGGGAGCCCggtgcctcctcctcctcctcctcgtccaTCCTCACGACCAAAGCTGCCCCCGGGGAAACCAATCACAGACCTG AGTCGACCATTCAGCCCACCGGTGTCAGGGAGCCCTCCGCCTTTTGCCCCACTGGCCCGCGCTGAGAGCTCCTCCTCCCTTTCCTCCATCACCTCACATAGTGCGGCGTCCACTCCAACCTTAGGACGAGACCTCAGCATGCCCACCACAG AGGCGTCACAGCCTCTGGTTTGGTTTGACCATGGCAGGTTTTATTTAGCTTTTGAAG GGTGCTCCAGAGGACCCAGCCCACTCACCATGGGACCCCAGGACACTCTGCCAGTTGCTGCTGCTTTCACAGAAACTATAAATGCTTATTTCAAAGGTGCTGACCCCAGCAA ATGTGCGGTGAAGATCACAGGGGAGATGGTCCTCTCCTTCCCTGCTGGAATAACCAGGCATTTTGCTTGTCACCCAACTCAACCTATCCTCACTTTTATCATCAGCAACTACAACAGACTAGAGCAAGTCCTTCCCAATCCACAACTGCTGTGCTG TGATACCTCAACAGATGGTGTAGATACCAAGGAGTTCTGGGTAAACATGCCAAACCTGATGACCCATCTTAAGAAAGTGGCAGAACAGAAGCCTCAGGCAACATACTACAATGTGGATATGATCAAATATCAA GTGTCAGCAGAGGGGATTCAGTCTACCCCTCTGAACCTGGCTGTGAGTTGGCGAGGTGATTCCATCAACACAGATCTTCGAATAGATTACAAATACAACGCTGAGGCCATGGCCACTCCGGTGCCGTTACACAACATACATTTTGTGGTTCCTGTGGATGGAGGCATAGCCAGGCTGCACACCATGACCCCCCCTGCTACATG GAATCTAGAGCAGCAAGCGATTCAGTGGAAAATCCAAAGCCTGTCTCAAAGATCTGAAAATGGAg GAGTAGGGGCTCTACTGTGCCGGTTCCAAATGGAAGAAGGTCCCTGTAAACCCTCCCAGCTGGCGGTCCAGTTCACCAGTGAGGGAAGCACGCTGTCAGGCTGTGACATCCAGCTTGTTGGGACGGGCTACCGGCTGTCTTTGGTAAAGAAGAGATTTGCTGCAG GAAAATATTTGGCAGATAATTAG
- the LOC124869970 gene encoding SH3-containing GRB2-like protein 3-interacting protein 1 isoform X8 — MPSATVPQNVPALFRIPSDSRYARYDVIRSDAWGEPRPCSESQLSRSFPTGAPPPLPPKNFPYRSRYGYPSDLAADLPNGRAARSSAPIYLNVLSPAAYRGSPAPDLDDVFGPADSPRAREEAASPRWVTFTDDRPPPPDEPAPPPPPDSPPPDTPSSTPSTPGLSPGPPPNEPPPSPPQFSPGSPPPFTPIDSPPSIVLGPPPPDEPAPPLPPDFSPADSPTAFPEEEGVDEEVLQFAGYACSPAPISPVPPLPAERRSPRTGVTSPLVYGNLGGKRTPEGAYQRYDVPDVTVSPRELTPSFRGTPPPLPPTAYRSIMSSPGPYPGSSPSSPARPITPQSRGSPVPPPPPPRPSSRPKLPPGKPITDLSRPFSPPVSGSPPPFAPLARAESSSSLSSITSHSAASTPTLGRDLSMPTTEASQPLVWFDHGRFYLAFEGCSRGPSPLTMGPQDTLPVAAAFTETINAYFKGADPSKCAVKITGEMVLSFPAGITRHFACHPTQPILTFIISNYNRLEQVLPNPQLLCCDTSTDGVDTKEFWVNMPNLMTHLKKVAEQKPQATYYNVDMIKYQVSAEGIQSTPLNLAVSWRGDSINTDLRIDYKYNAEAMATPVPLHNIHFVVPVDGGIARLHTMTPPATWNLEQQAIQWKIQSLSQRSENGGVGALLCRFQMEEGPCKPSQLAVQFTSEGSTLSGCDIQLVGTGYRLSLVKKRFAAGKYLADN; from the exons ATGCCAAG CGCCACTGTGCCACAGAACGTTCCCGCTTTGTTCAGGATTCCTTCAGACAGCAGATATGCTAGATATGATG TAATCCGTAGCGATGCATGGGGAGAACCCAGACCATGTTCAGAATCCCAGTTGAGCCGAAGTTTTCCAACAGGAG ctcctccaccacTTCCCCCAAAAAACTTTCCATACAGAAGCCGTTATGGCTATCCTTCAGACTTGGCAG CTGATCTACCCAATGGCAGGGCAGCCCGCAGCTCTGCCCCCATCTACCTGAACGTTCTTTCCCCTGCTGCTTACCGGGGGTCCCCGGCCCCTGATCTGGATGACGTGTTTGGCCCTGCTGACAGTCCAAGAGCAAGGGAGGAAGCAGCATCTCCCAGATGGGTCACTTTCACAGATGATAGACCGCCACCTCCTGATGAACCGGCTCCCCCACCGCCGCCAGACTCTCCTCCTCCAGACACGCCCTCCTCAACCCCTTCTACACCTGGCCTCTCTCCTGGACCGCCACCAAATGAGCCTCCACCTTCTCCTCCACAGTTTTCCCCAGGCTCTCCTCCTCCTTTCACACCAATAGACTCTCCCCCATCCATTGTGCTAGGACCTCCGCCTCCAGATGAGCCAGCTCCCCCCTTGCCTCCTGACTTCTCTCCTGCTGATTCTCCCACTGCATTCCCTGAGGAGGAGGGAGTTGATGAGGAGGTTCTGCAGTTTGCAGGGTACGCCTGCTCCCCTGCTCCCATCAGCCCTGTGCCTCCTCTGCCAGCAGAGCGAAGGTCCCCTCGGACAGGAGTCACATCTCCTTTAGTTTATGGGAATCTGGGAGGAAAGAGGACTCCGGAGGGAGCATACCAGAGATATGATGTACCAGATGTGACAGTCTCTCCCAGAGAGCTGACACCCAGCTTCAGGGGaacacctcctcctcttcctcccactGCATACAGGTCCATCATGTCTTCCCCTGGGCCCTATCCTGGCAGCA GCCCCTCGTCTCCAGCTCGTCCTATTACGCCTCAGTCTCGAGGGAGCCCggtgcctcctcctcctcctcctcgtccaTCCTCACGACCAAAGCTGCCCCCGGGGAAACCAATCACAGACCTG AGTCGACCATTCAGCCCACCGGTGTCAGGGAGCCCTCCGCCTTTTGCCCCACTGGCCCGCGCTGAGAGCTCCTCCTCCCTTTCCTCCATCACCTCACATAGTGCGGCGTCCACTCCAACCTTAGGACGAGACCTCAGCATGCCCACCACAG AGGCGTCACAGCCTCTGGTTTGGTTTGACCATGGCAGGTTTTATTTAGCTTTTGAAG GGTGCTCCAGAGGACCCAGCCCACTCACCATGGGACCCCAGGACACTCTGCCAGTTGCTGCTGCTTTCACAGAAACTATAAATGCTTATTTCAAAGGTGCTGACCCCAGCAA ATGTGCGGTGAAGATCACAGGGGAGATGGTCCTCTCCTTCCCTGCTGGAATAACCAGGCATTTTGCTTGTCACCCAACTCAACCTATCCTCACTTTTATCATCAGCAACTACAACAGACTAGAGCAAGTCCTTCCCAATCCACAACTGCTGTGCTG TGATACCTCAACAGATGGTGTAGATACCAAGGAGTTCTGGGTAAACATGCCAAACCTGATGACCCATCTTAAGAAAGTGGCAGAACAGAAGCCTCAGGCAACATACTACAATGTGGATATGATCAAATATCAA GTGTCAGCAGAGGGGATTCAGTCTACCCCTCTGAACCTGGCTGTGAGTTGGCGAGGTGATTCCATCAACACAGATCTTCGAATAGATTACAAATACAACGCTGAGGCCATGGCCACTCCGGTGCCGTTACACAACATACATTTTGTGGTTCCTGTGGATGGAGGCATAGCCAGGCTGCACACCATGACCCCCCCTGCTACATG GAATCTAGAGCAGCAAGCGATTCAGTGGAAAATCCAAAGCCTGTCTCAAAGATCTGAAAATGGAg GAGTAGGGGCTCTACTGTGCCGGTTCCAAATGGAAGAAGGTCCCTGTAAACCCTCCCAGCTGGCGGTCCAGTTCACCAGTGAGGGAAGCACGCTGTCAGGCTGTGACATCCAGCTTGTTGGGACGGGCTACCGGCTGTCTTTGGTAAAGAAGAGATTTGCTGCAG GAAAATATTTGGCAGATAATTAG